A single region of the Peromyscus eremicus chromosome 16_21, PerEre_H2_v1, whole genome shotgun sequence genome encodes:
- the Slc39a7 gene encoding zinc transporter SLC39A7 produces MARRAPHWVAVGLLTWAAWGLLVAGHGGRGDPHRDVEEDFHGHGHSHEDFHHGHSHAHGHGHTHESIWHGHAHSHDHEHSHEDLHHGHSHGHSHDSLHHGGHGHAHEHSHGASREAGAPGIKHHLDTVTLWAYALGATVLISAAPFFVLFLIPVESNSPRHRSLLQILLSFASGGLLGDAFLHLIPHALEPHSHHTLEQPGHGHSHSGQGPILSVGLWVLSGIVAFLVVEKFVRHVKGGHGHSHSRGHGDGHTHGSRGHGRQECPSKEKPSSEEEEKEAGALRKRRGGNTGPRDGPVKPQKPEEEGKAGSDLRVSGYLNLAADLAHNFTDGLAIGASFRGGRGLGILTTMTVLLHEVPHEVGDFAILVQSGCSKKQAMRLQLLTAVGALAGTACALLTEGGAVGSEVAGGAGPGWVLPFTAGGFIYVATVSVLPELLREASPLQSLLEVLGLLGGVVMMVLIAHLE; encoded by the exons ATGGCCCGACGGGCCCCCCACTGGGTGGCTGTGGGACTGCTGACCTGGGCGGCTTGGGGGCTGCTGGTGGCCGGACACGGGGGTCGTGGTGACCCGCACAGAGACGTGGAAGAGGACTTCCACGGCCACGGGCACTCACATGAGGATTTCCACCATGGACACAGCCATGCCCACGGCCACGGCCACACTCATGAGAGCATCTGGCATGGGCACGCCCACAGCCACGACCATGAACATTCCCACGAGGATTTGCACCATGGCCATAGCCATGGCCACTCCCATGATAGCCTCCACCACGGAGGACACGGACATGCCCATGAACATAGCCATGGAGCCTCTAGGGAGGCCGGGGCTCCAGGAATCAAGCACCACCTGGACACTGTCACCCTTTGGGCCTAT GCACTGGGGGCCACAGTGCTGATCTCTGCGGCTCCGTTCTTCGTGCTGTTCCTCATCCCAGTGGAGTCAAACTCACCCAGGCATCGCTCTCTGCTCCAGATCTTGCTCAGTTTTGCCTCCGGGGGCCTCCTGGGTGATGCCTTCCTGCACCTTATCCCTCATGCTCTGG AACCTCATTCTCACCACACTCTGGAGCAGCCTGGACATGGACACTCCCACAGTg gccaGGGCCCCATTCTCTCTGTGGGGCTGTGGGTGCTCAGTGGCATCGTCGCCTTCCTTGTGGTGGAGAAGTTTGTGAGGCATGTGAAAGGCGGACACGGACACAGCCATAGCCGTGGACACGGAGACGGTCACACACACGGGAGCCGTGGGCACGGAAGACAGG AGTGTCCTTCAAAGGAGAAGCCCAgctcagaggaagaggaaaaggaagcgGGAGCTTTgcggaagaggagaggagggaacacGGGGCCCAGAGACGGGCCCGTGAAGCCTCAGAAgcctgaggaagaaggaaaagcaggTTCAG ACCTGCGTGTGTCCGGGTACCTGAATCTGGCTGCTGACTTGGCACACAACTTCACGGATGGTTTGGCCATCGGTGCCTCCTTTCGTGGGGGCCGAGGGCTAGGGATCCTGACCACAATGACAGTCCTGCTACATGAAGTGCCTCATGAGGTCGGGGACTTTGCCATCTTGGTCCAGTCTGGCTGCAGCAAAAAACAG GCGATGCGTCTGCAACTCCTGACTGCAGTAGGAGCACTGGCAGGCACAGCATGTGCCCTTCTCACCGAAGGAGGGGCAGTGGGCAGTGAAGTGGCGGGTGGTGCAGGCCCTGGCTGGGTTCTGCCCTTCACCGCAGGCGGTTTTATCTACGTAGCAACAGTGTCCGTGTTGCCTGAGCTGTTGAGAGAGGCATCCCCATTACAGTCACTTTTGGAGGTGCTGGGGCTGCTGGGGGGAGTAGTCATGATGGTACTGATTGCCCACCTTGAGTGA